TAGAAGTGAGCACCAATAGAACCATGACTTACATTAGGTCATTGTTGTCATCTTGTGATCCATGTTGTGAAGAATTGAGCCTTCTCTTTTGACAAGCAGCGAGACCTCCTTGGCAAGTCTTGGCTAAATGCCCTGGTTCATGGCACTCAGAACACAATCTTCTTTTCTTGCTACTGCTGACCTCATCATATGCCTTGAACCTAGACTTTTTAGGTCTCCCAGGTTTCCTTCTCAATTTAGGCTTATGGATTTTGTAGCATAAGTCAACACGTGCCCAAAGATCTTTGGATGTCATTGGAATGAAAGTACCTGCATATGCCTTTCTTAACCTTTCaacagagaagtattcatggacaAAGTCATCCATTTGAACCTCTCTACTAAGCTTTGCAATGAAAGCTAGAGCATGGCTGCAAGGCTTTCCAGTCACTTGCCAAGCCCTATAGGTACATGTCTTTAATTCCAAGTTAACTGCATGTCTAAATCAGTTGACTGTCACTTCTGCTTTTCCAGGCCCACAAATTAAGACATCATGGTCCTTAATGGCCTTCGATTTAGCATTTAGATCTTTGATGATATCTTGGATTATTTTTTCAGACATCTTTCTAGCATTCTTTGATCTCAAGACAAATTTCTCAATGATCATTTGTCTTATCTTGTCATGCATTTCCACAATTTGATGTTCCTTTGTTTTTGACACTCAACTATTGAAACTCTCAGAAATGTTATCGTTGATGTAATCTACCTTGCAATCTTCTGAGAATTTGCACAAGTTGTAGGGCAATAACTATAACTGCATTCTCTGCAATCAGAATGTTGAGGAAACTGCTTTCCACCTAAGCAGCACGGATACGggatacggatacgcggatacaccattttttttagaaaacctGATACGTGGATacgttttattatttttttataaaaaataataataaagggCATTAAAATTATTGGCAGCGTATGTATGATGCTCTACTACAATCATTTCACAGCTTCTAGTTGCTACTTCTACCTGTGCCTCCAGTTGGAGGGGTATTTTTGGCATATAAATGTACATCATGTCTTCCCTGCCTGTGCTTAGCTGGGCCCAAGATCAGATTTTTTAATCTTCTTTCTCTCCCCCAACATTCTTTCCCACACGGTGCCCCTTCAATCAGATGTCTACGCGACTGCGCTCCTGCTGGCCTACTCCTCGCAGCTCCTCCTCCATCGGCGCCATGCCTTCCTCCTCCCATGCCGGTGACCGAGGTCCCTCTCGACGCAGGCGGCCGAGCGACCATGGCTGCGTCCCACTCCACCCCAAGCGTGTGGCCGTTTGCTTGAATATATGTGTGCTGATTTTAACGTCCATTTGTGATGATTTTTCCACTTACAATGTGTACAGGACACTTTGTTCAACCCTTACGCACTTAGCTGTGGGCATCTGTTCTGTAAAGCCTGTGCATGTGGTGCTGCTTCTGTGTACATCTTCCAGGGTGTCAAGTCGGCACCTCCAGAGGCCAAGTGCCCTGTATGCCGAGCGGTATGTGAGCAATCCTACTTGCTGCCACACATCATTCTTGTTCGGTCTCCTTGTTGCCGTGAAACGTATCTTCTATTAGTGGTATCTTCCATTTGTGACATGTTTTCTTTGATCACCTTTGCTAAATCGTCGAGGCAAATATAGTTCCTGTTTTCTTCTCAAAACAATGAATTGGTTTAGTTTTTTCTTTTACATCACCATAAATTACCTTGGCATTCATGCTACGTTCTAAACAATGATTTGTCCCGTAAATACATGACGAAGTTGTATCCGTACACTGTTTCATCTTCCATGGTGATGATTTGGATTTGACGATCTTTAGGTTGGTGTGTTTGGTCGCGCCGTGCATATGACTGAACTTGAATTACTCCTCAAGAGAAGGTATTGGAATCTAACCTGCACCTTTTGTGAGAAAGAATTATGTGTGTTCTTTTGAAAACATAATTAAGTGTGTTCTAGATCTAACTTGCATCTCTTGTCTAACCAGGGACAAAGATTACTTTCCGCAGAGACTGCGCTAAGAGCTGGTGAAGCAGTCCAAAGAATACTGGGACTCACAGGCAAGGCAGTGCTATCGATGGGGATTTGAAAGCTACAATGTTTTTTACTGTTGTAACATTAATGTTATCAATAGTCACCAAGATGGCCATCAAAGCTGAAGGTTATCTGGCTAATTATATCTGAAGGTTCTCTGGCTAATTACAAACAGAAATTGACATAACAGAAGCCGATCCCATCGAAGAAGCAAGCAAAAGCAGTTGCATCCTATCATTCTCCACCTGGTTCAGATTTCAAGGATTTAAAGGCCTCTTCTGCTGATATTAAAGCTgactgataagtcggctgaagttgttttgttgtgagagaaaaatatcgtagattctaactgataagccggctgatttAATTCCTTTGTTCCATCCATTCTACTAGTTTGAATGATGGAACTGTTATGTATATACCAATGATGTCAGCTATTGTATTTACAACTTACCTATGTACTGATTattggtgttttttttttgcctgtaAGAGTGAAGTCAAATGTTGTGCTGCCCTTAACTCCGTTTTAAGTACCAGAACACATCATGTAACAAACAGCACTTGAACTCGATCGGATACATCCAAAATTCCAAATGGTTGCTGGCTCATACACGAAAGAACCGTCAGACGTGAACAAGCAAAGGAGTAGTGCGCGAAATGTTAAGTTGCTTACCTGTACTAGTTGTCGCGCGAAATGTTAAGTTGCTTACCTGTACTAGTTGTCTGGATCTGTTATTCACAGGCAATTTCAGTATATTTCGGTACTGCTCCTATATAGCTACCTCAAGCTTTCAAGCGTCAAACATCTAGATGAggaatttcacaaaaaaaaacagAAACTTCAACCAACAGATCCGTATGTGTACATATACTCAGATTGTTGCAAGGGAatcaaattgcacaggtagcatagGTTctgtgagatttttttttttcggCTAAGATACCCAGCTACCTAGTGTATCAGATTTCAGTCACAAGTTGAGCttaagtgcttgtttagtttccaaaaactttcccaaaaaatgttacagtagccatcacatcgaatcttacgatacgtgtatggagcattaaatgtagacgaaaaaaactaattgcacagtttggttgaaaattgcgagatgaacgttttgagcctaatcagtccatgattgaacaataattgtcaaataaaaacgaaagtactacagtaaccaaattcccaaaattcgcAAACTAAACACAACCTAAAGATAAGTGCCATGCAAACAGCGTACCTGTACTGGTTCCACCTGCCATTTCAAGGCTTTGGATGCATCAGTATCCACGCAAATTGAGGTGGATAGAACGTATCCAAACACACCCTCAGCCCTTCAGATCAGGAATTTTACACAAATTCCCGATTGAACAGATTGGGCAGTCCAACAAATCTGAACATGTACAAGCATAAGCAGACTTGGTTTGAATACAACATTTTTTCACAAAAGTTTGGAGTTTGGACCTGTAAGCTCATCAGCCTGGATTCAGGTATTCAGGAGTCTGAAGTCACTCTGATGAGGTCTGAACACTGAAGCAACCTCCCCCGCCGCCGTAGGATTCGAACACCAACGGTCCAGATCTCGCTGGACTGTaacactaaggccccgtttaggtGCGAAAaccttttggctactgtagcattttcgtttgtatttgaaaaaaattgttcaattatggactatttagacttaaaagattcgtctcgccaattacgaataaactgtgcaattagttattctttttacctacatttaatgtttcatgcatgtgccgcaagatttaatatgacgagaaatcttgaaatttTTTAGGTTTTGGATGGTATCTAGACAGGGTACGAATCCCCCTCTCCGTCGGCCTGTTCGCTTCTCATAAACGATTCTAAATTTCCAACCGATAACAGCGTTTTCCTCTCGTAACCCATCAGCCCGCGCTAAATAATTTACGACCTCGCGAACAGCCTGCTTATCCGCTCTCGACGAGCTGGAAAATCCGTGAGCTCAGCAGAGAGAGACGCCGGCAGCCAACAGCCAGCGATGGCGCCGCCCGCCGTCGCCGCGTCGGCGTTCCCATTCCGTCTCTTCTCCGCGGAGGCGCGCCGCAACACCAGGAGCGGCCGAGGCAAGCAGAGCGCCGCCAGGCCGCTCAAGTCCTCGCCCCCACCTCGccctcccccctcctcctccgTCAGCGGTGGCGGCGTCGCGGCCACCACGTTCACGCGGCTCCCGCTCCGCGACGCGCCTGAGTCGGCCGAAGTCACGCTCGACCGCTTCCCCACCGCCCCTGCCAACTCGGGGGCGCCCGCTCTCACGCGCGGGAGTGTCCAGCGGCTTGACGAGGAGTTCGAGGTGGGGTTGGGGCCCAACTCTGTCGCGCGGATTCCTCTGCGGGACTCGACGGATGGGGTGGAGCTCACCATTGGCCAGTTCGAGGCCCGCGCGGCCGGGAGGAAGAGCACTGGCGGTCCCGGGTTTACGCGGCAAATGGTCGAACGCCTTGACGACGGCGGCGAgggggaggagctcgtcgtcagcAGCCTCGACGTGTTCGAGGTCAAAAGGGGCAGGAGAGCTCGGGCTCTTGTTCCCGaagtgctcgacgacgatgacgacgtcgTGGTGTTCGACCCGGACTACGGCGTCGAcagcgacgaggaggaggaggagttcgAGATGTTCCCGTTCGACCAAAGTCATCATGAAGAAGCTGGTGCCGTTTCACTTGCGGAGCTCGGAGAGGTAGAGTACGGCGACGGGGAAGAGGATGACGACGACGGTGACGAGGTTGTAGTGTTCCACCCAGACTAccacgacgacgaggacgaggaggacttTGAGGACGACGGCTACGGGGATGAGAACTCGGAGGGAGGGGATGGGGAGGCGAAGGAGAAGGGCTTGCCGGCGGTGATGCGGTGCTTCGACACGGCCAAGATATTCGCCAAGGCCGGGGACGGCAGGAACGGCGTGGTGGCGTTCCGCCGCGAGAAGTATGTGCCGTACGGGGGCCCgtcgggcggcgacggcggccgcggcggcgacgtGTACGTGCAGGTGGACGGGGAGATGAACTCGCTGCTGCCGTTCCGCAAGTCCGTGCACTTCCGCGCCGGCCGCGGCGCGCACGGCATGGGCCAGCAACAGGCCGGGGCCAAGGGCGAGGACGTCGTGGTGAAGGTGCCGCCGGGGACGGTGGTGCGGACCTCGGATGGAggcctggagctcctggagctgaTGAAGCCCGGGCAGCGCGCGCTGCTCCTCCCCGGTGGCCGCGGCGGCCGTGGCAATGCGGCGTTCAAGTCCGGGACGAATAAGGTGCCCAGGATCGCAGAGAAGGGGGAGAAAGGCCCAGAAATGTATGTTCTCTCTACTATGAACTTGACATCATGAGTATTTTTTCTAGATAATCTCATCATGAATGATTGGAAAGATCAGTTAATGTGCAACTTGTTTTTATTCCTAATGCACTGCATCTGGCATTGCTTAGTTCGTGGAATTTCCCAGCTGCTTGGATTGTTTTGTGATTCGCATTGTTAGATGTTGGAGGAATTTCTTGTGCTTATAAATTTCCGACTGATAATATTGATGAGTCATTTGTGTAGCATACAGCTTCTCACAAAGAGCTGAATGCCATTGAACTGAAATACATGAATGACTACAACAGTTATCCACAAATAATCCATCTCTATGTTTCGCTAACATACAACTTTTTGGGGATGCTGGTGTTTGGCAGGTGGTTAGAGTTGGAGCTAAAGTTGGTCGCTGATGTAGGGATTGTAGGTGCTCCTAATGCTGGGAAGAGCACTCTCTTGAGTGTTATTAGTGCTGCCAAGCCAGCTATAGCCAATTATCCTTTTACCACATTGCTACCAAACCTTGGTGTGGTCTCATTAGATTTTGATGCTACAATGGTAGTTGCTGACCTTCCTGGCTTATTGGAAGGAGCTCATCGTGGTTATGGTTTGGGTCATGAGTTCCTAAGGCATAGTGAGCGATGTTCTGTCTTGGTATGTTCCCTTTTCCCTTCTTTACTCTAATCTTAATATTTGCGTCAAGTTCCATATGGTTATGACAACATAAGTCACGAGATTATATCTTGGCATGGCTGTGCTGATAATTGTTTTATTGCTTGTTGGAGCATTAGGTACATGTCGTCGATGGTTCTTCACAACAACCAGAATATGAGTTTGAGGCAGTTCGCTTGGAGCTGGAGTTATTTAGCCCATCTTTGGTTGACAAACCCTATGTGGTGGTGTTCAACAAGATGGACCTTCTAGAGGCATCTGAAAGATGGAATACATTTAGGGAAAAGCTACAGTCTGAAGGCATTGAACCTTTCTGCATTAGTGCAATAAACAGGCAAGGCACACAGGATGTCATTCATGCTGCTTACAAGCTTCTGCAGAAAGAGCGGCAGAGGATGAAGGAAACTGAAGGTGCTTACTTATCCTCTCAGTTTAGCTATAGCTGTGGACAGCCACAATAACTTACTCAAGGCTGAAGCTGGTTTTACACTGTGCTTCATTTCTTTTTGAGATTTTCATCTTGAAACTATATACTGCTGCAGGATGGAGTGGGCCAGAAAATCTGAACCACGTGTCTGATGCGATTAAAAAGGAAAGACGTGCACCCATGAATGAGTTTGAGGTTTTCCATGACAAGGGTACAAATACATGGAATGTTGTTGGAGCTGGAATCGAGCGTTTCGTTCAGATGACTAACTGGCAGTAAGTAGTTTTTTTCGCAGCGCTAATTGTTGGTGCCACTACACTACACATCTTGTAACGTCGTCTCCTGATGAAGGTACTCGGATTCCTTGAAAAGATTTCAGCATGCCCTAGAGGCATGTGGTGTCAACAGAGCTCTTAGCAAACAGGGAATTAAGGAGGGCGATACGGTGATGATTGGTGAGGTATATATGCACACTAATCAGAGCACAATGGATCGCTGAACTAGAAGAACCACAAAAGGCCAGCTGTCGCATTTCGTCACAGCACGCAAATGAGTTATCACTTTCAATAAGAATTGCTTTCTCTGCAGATGGAAATGGTTTGGAACAACGAAACGGATAGAGCACGTCCGTCAAAGACGATGAGCACACAAGATGATGCTGTCCGGTGGCCTGAATTTGGCTAGAGCAGTTATAGTTCTTGAGGTTGTTTGTACCTGTAGAGGTAAGTCTTAGTGAAAAGCTTGGCACTGGCCTTACTGGAGCATCGGTTCGCATAATAAAAACAAAAACTTCACTGAAGCACCGAAGAGCTGAAACCGTCTGCAACGTGTTTGTGAACCCATACGCATGCACTTTGTGATCCTCTTTGTTTGTTATTAGTCTGGGATTTTGGGTACATTACCTCATTATCCACTCGCTTGACGTTTGGCAGGAAGATGCCAGTAGTTGACGTGCAGGAAGCAGGATGCAGGTCTTCGTGCAGTCTGCAGTCTGCACGCATTTGGCATGGTTTTGAGAGGAAGAGGAGAAATGTTTCAGGTCAGTGCGCGCTCTGTAGCGCTAAGATGCTGTTGTTGTGATACGCGCAACGCGCTCCAGGGAAGAGGGTTAGACGACGGTGACAGGATCCGATGGTCGGcagaagttgtaggggaagatgAGCAAGCTCGATGCGGCGATTTACACGCAACCCGAGTCCGTGAGAGTAGATATGCAAATACTCCGTATGTAATAACTTATCAAGAAATGGAAATATCTTCTTTTGCAATATGACGATGTTTAGTGCACAAACAGGACAATGATAGATTCAATACACTTAGGTCTTTCTTATTAAAAAATGCAGTCATTGACATCTTAGGGAGATCGGAAATGCTCACACCTGGGCATCCGTTCGTCCGGATGCTTGCTTAGTGGGCCTGTGGACTGGCCCAGGCAATCGGCCTCTGGCCTCCCCAACTCTTGTGCGTAGTCCAGAGCATTTCCCCACTCCTGACCATAGCGGCCGCTTCCACCGCGCTGTCTATGTGCAGCGGCTGCCTCCACCACGCCGTCCGCCCGCGTCCACTCTGCCTCGCCGCCACGGCCATCCCCCGCCACGCCACATCCAATGCCACGACACCACCCCGCGTTGTGCTCCCATAGTCCCATCCCACCTCGCTTGTCGCGGCTACTGTGTTCACCGTGCCACCACCACCCTGGCCCCACCAGGAGGTCGCCGCCGGTGCTCCTGCACTAGGGTGTACGTTGGGCTGTGTTCTCGACGTTCCCCTGACCCCAACTTGCTAGCTATCGCAGTTCTCCACCAGGTAGGTCGTGGCTGCCGGCGGCGTCGTGTTTCATGTGTTTGAAACGTTTCAGAcagatgttttaagtgtttcattcggatgttgcaaaagtagatttgggatgtgcatatgttgcaatgtcaatatacacatgttgcaagtgtatctttcgagtgtttcaggtgtttcagacccatgtttcaagtgtttcatctagatgttgcataacatgttgcaagcatttgtttcaggtgtttcatacatatgttgctaagtgttttatctggatgttgcatatgttttataaTGGCTACACATGCGTTTTCAAATGTTTCAGggtttttttgcaagtgtttcagacgtatgttgtaagcgttTCAACTGTTTTCCGAGATATAttccaagtgtttcatctggacgtTACAAaagtgttgcacatattgcaatgtGACCCACCTGCCATAGCCATCTGTTGCAGCTGCTAGTGCACCATGCATGCGCGTGGGAAGCGGAGGGGATAGCGGCAGGGGCGCAGGCGGTCACTGCATGGAGGGGAGCGGCGTAACAGCGTGGGGAGCACCTGGGAGGAGAGGGGCGCGGGAAGCAGGAAAGCGCGGGCGGTCCCTGCCTGTACGTGCAGTAGGCACTGGCGTGGGTGTGTAGCAGGCGCGGGCGTTCGGCGCTTTcatccggacgtccgggcgctagcactgCCGTAGGGAGATAGACTTAAATTCACTTGGGCAAATTCAATTCCTAACCTAACATATGAGAAATTTGATAGGACTCTTATGTCAACAGAATATGAGCTTAAATATCCTTTGATATTTATACATGTCAACAACATGTGAGTTTAAATATCCTTTGATATCTATACTTGCCTTGGACAGGGGAATTTCAGATTACACTCCATTGCTTTTAGATATGGGTAATTCCACTTTCACGTGGAATAGCAGTTCAAACTAGATCTGAGTTGGTTCACCCATGAAGACTTTCGTGACCGTGTCAttgaagtctggaataaaccagTTAGGGGTCAAAATTCGGTTCAACGTTGGAACGACAAACTGCGTGCTTTACACAGGTACCTTCGCGTGTGGGCTTCCCACAAAAGCGGGGTTTGTAAGCAACAACAAGCTGAAGTTTAATCCACTATTAATACCTCAGACATTGCTGCTGAGGTTAGAGATTTGACTGATACTGAGCATGATCTTTTAGCTCAATCTCTGGATCATCTGATCAAACTCCTTAGAGAGGAGGAGATAAATATTTTCAGCGTGAGAAAGTAAAGGATGTGCTACTGAGAGACAGTAATACTAGATATTTTCAAATGATTGTCAATGGCGTAATTTTCTCTCTAGAGCGTGAGAATGAACAAAATTGAGGATCAAGCCAATCTGAAGACTTATATGGTTATATCACCATATCTTACAAACAATTATTTGGGGAACCTGAGGAGAATTCCTTCCTAGTCTAGGAATGATATATCTCATGTCATGCGCAAACAGAAAATGATTTTCTCACACCCCTGTTTACTTTGAGAGATATTAGAGTGGCAGCTATTTTGTATGGAATGTAACAAGGCGCTAGGTCCATATGATTTTCCAGCTGAATTCTATTAGGCCCCATTTGAATCCTTGGAATTggatttattttaataattatagtttagacatagattaattaagctaatatagttatatatgGGATATATTTATACATTATTGTGGGCCATACGAGAGAGacttatgtgttgcatttctacTGTAGAAGGGCGAGTTAAGGAGCatgttataagttgcaaagtaaAAACATAGCATAATAATCTATAAAATCAATTTCTTATCTCTCactctatgaatttgagataggcttatatgcGAATTTTGAAAAGTTACGGAATATCAAATTCCAAGCAAAATAGCTTAGTctattaagtagatttcaattctcCAAAATAAAATGATCCAAATGTCCCCTTAGTATTTTTTGATACCATTAAAGGGGATTTGATGCAAATGTTCTCTTACCTCTACATAGGTGACCTACCACTCTTTAGTTTAAATTTTGTTGTAATTACCATCTCGCAACCCTCTGACACTAAcactttggccccgttcgctggtctgaaacttggctgaaaaacactgttccggctgaattgttttgagagaaaaacactgttccggctgaaaaaagaagccgaacaagccatttttaagacaagcgaacggggcctttatCTCTTTTTGGAGGTTGTATCATTTAATATTTTACACTTATAATACGCAATTAGCCAAAACTTATTGATTTGAGCTAACCTTCACAGAGAACTAATCCCCTTTACAAACAATACTACAAGTCATACTTATACCTTGCAGGTTCTTGAATGGCAGACTTTACTAGCCATCGCAAGCTATAACCGTCTCGATTGATAGCATTACTGTCTATGTGCACAGTTTATCTTCTGCACAAGCACAACTATCATTTTTTGCAGGGTGCATGATATGCTACCCCTTTAAATATTTTCATGCAAATGCATTCATTAGCATCATCACATACATACATTACATAAGTGCATTGCAATGCATAGCCTGGGCCACCTGGAAAAAGTCCCGAGCATACGTGGGCACCCGGACTCAACAAAAACTTGAAAGAAGTCACAAAAATACACGGGCACCAGGACTCAACAAACACCAAGAGAAAGTCTTGAGCATACGCGGGCACCAAGACTCAACAAAAACCTTAAAAAAGTATCGAGCATATACAAGCACCAAGACTCAAAAAATACCTAGAAGAAGTACCGAACTTACAAGGCACCACGACGCGAAGCTAAACCCTTCACACTACATGTCGGTGcataaagtgaccaacacgtaaatatttatagttttgccatacgttgtgatcggagatggcctagcactcaatgacacagggtttatactggtttaggcaacgtgccctacgtccagtttgagtcggtcggtgactttattcctgagcccaggtgctcgaagtttgcagtggggttacaaacaagaaggagaaagatggggagtacaagaggtccggtcgaactctggtcagaggagccgagagtgacgggagcttcgctatgtgctatgtgttcgagcgtgtgctcgaggtttgaacctggtggttttgttgttgtgtgctagtgaacttgatcgatctgaatctacttgtcttttgggagagagcgtatccctttttatagatgaaagggatggccttacaagtgagagggggagagtacgtatgctgctaagtcttgctgccaaTGCCAGCGGgtataagatgatggtaggcgcccacaatactgttttaatgtcagatgcacgcgGGAGGTTGCGtcttcttcttcaggtatggcagatgtcggtgcttgtcacactgttgatacccagaggcatgaAAGGAGTTTTACCATATTCGCCTAGTACGGtcaatgtcggcgcccacaacactatcgatgcctcagaggcatgtgggggagccttaccgtatttgtctagtatgggagttaatggcgcccacaactctgtagaggaaaatgtcagCGGCTATaacactacttgggttctgtcatgtcagggaggtcgcagggtactgtctTATAGgtatacagggtatggtcctcggtattgcgggtGACTTgggtgccctaccttactttctccatctatTTCTGGGTCCTTAT
Above is a genomic segment from Miscanthus floridulus cultivar M001 chromosome 3, ASM1932011v1, whole genome shotgun sequence containing:
- the LOC136547436 gene encoding probable E3 ubiquitin-protein ligase BAH1-like 1, whose product is MSSSQSPEPCTPGTPSPVLSVRIVSLDYYMAPPLPGFGFSRSPFHGEEVEEVPVVRIYGSTPAGQKACLHIHRDTLFNPYALSCGHLFCKACACGAASVYIFQGVKSAPPEAKCPVCRAVGVFGRAVHMTELELLLKRRDKDYFPQRLR
- the LOC136547437 gene encoding probable GTP-binding protein OBGC1, chloroplastic; the encoded protein is MAPPAVAASAFPFRLFSAEARRNTRSGRGKQSAARPLKSSPPPRPPPSSSVSGGGVAATTFTRLPLRDAPESAEVTLDRFPTAPANSGAPALTRGSVQRLDEEFEVGLGPNSVARIPLRDSTDGVELTIGQFEARAAGRKSTGGPGFTRQMVERLDDGGEGEELVVSSLDVFEVKRGRRARALVPEVLDDDDDVVVFDPDYGVDSDEEEEEFEMFPFDQSHHEEAGAVSLAELGEVEYGDGEEDDDDGDEVVVFHPDYHDDEDEEDFEDDGYGDENSEGGDGEAKEKGLPAVMRCFDTAKIFAKAGDGRNGVVAFRREKYVPYGGPSGGDGGRGGDVYVQVDGEMNSLLPFRKSVHFRAGRGAHGMGQQQAGAKGEDVVVKVPPGTVVRTSDGGLELLELMKPGQRALLLPGGRGGRGNAAFKSGTNKVPRIAEKGEKGPEMWLELELKLVADVGIVGAPNAGKSTLLSVISAAKPAIANYPFTTLLPNLGVVSLDFDATMVVADLPGLLEGAHRGYGLGHEFLRHSERCSVLVHVVDGSSQQPEYEFEAVRLELELFSPSLVDKPYVVVFNKMDLLEASERWNTFREKLQSEGIEPFCISAINRQGTQDVIHAAYKLLQKERQRMKETEGWSGPENLNHVSDAIKKERRAPMNEFEVFHDKGTNTWNVVGAGIERFVQMTNWQYSDSLKRFQHALEACGVNRALSKQGIKEGDTVMIGEMEMVWNNETDRARPSKTMSTQDDAVRWPEFG